A genomic region of Methanobacterium sp. SMA-27 contains the following coding sequences:
- a CDS encoding DNA polymerase domain-containing protein, whose product MVCLLNEEILEKVDEFLGDVNKKLPEGMELEYEGFYERGFFVTKKRYALIENKNIVVKGLELVRRDWAPVAKKTQEKVLRAILEDASPQKATKIIRAIVEEIKEGKIPLEDLVIHTQLTKNPEEYVQMAPHVLAAKKSIANGRNVSRGAIIRYVIVRGKEPISKRAIPLEDVDVVNYDSTYYIENQVLPAVSRIIEAIGYSKEDIMHKEKQSSLDAFF is encoded by the coding sequence ATGGTGTGCTTGTTGAATGAAGAAATTTTAGAAAAAGTTGATGAGTTCCTAGGGGATGTTAATAAAAAACTCCCTGAAGGAATGGAACTCGAATATGAAGGTTTCTATGAGAGGGGTTTCTTCGTTACCAAAAAAAGATATGCCCTCATAGAAAATAAAAATATAGTGGTTAAGGGGTTAGAGTTAGTCAGACGTGACTGGGCTCCAGTTGCCAAAAAAACTCAGGAAAAAGTTTTAAGAGCCATTCTTGAAGATGCTTCCCCACAAAAGGCCACAAAAATTATTAGAGCTATAGTTGAAGAGATAAAAGAGGGTAAAATTCCGCTTGAAGATCTTGTTATACACACACAGCTCACCAAAAATCCCGAAGAATATGTTCAAATGGCTCCCCATGTTTTAGCAGCTAAAAAATCCATTGCAAATGGAAGAAATGTTTCTAGGGGTGCAATAATACGTTACGTGATTGTAAGGGGAAAAGAACCCATTAGTAAACGAGCAATTCCACTGGAAGATGTTGATGTTGTTAACTACGATTCAACTTACTATATAGAAAACCAGGTTCTTCCGGCAGTTTCTAGGATTATTGAGGCAATTGGTTACTCAAAAGAGGATATAATGCACAAAGAAAAACAAAGCAGCTTGGATGCATTTTTTTAG
- a CDS encoding PfkB family carbohydrate kinase → MPKFIIIGPLTRDTISRDGLVYHSTGGAVYYQASVLSNLDVDVTAVITLSREDEELLNAFPQNVDIIPLFFDKTMKFENIYPNHNPNHRIQRATVPENPVKPENLPDDIESYDAVLLCPLSPSDIPIETIEHIFHYNVPIYMGAQGYLRQLNDHRVILKPWNNFEKFLRFVQMIFMDEVEAKVMTGNHKLDKIGNELSTFGPQDVIITCGDRGALIYSSISEHTYKIPAFTPMQTMDPTGLGDTYMAAYARKRMETSDPETCGIFASMVSTMKLEKIGPFQGNITMVNERLRKF, encoded by the coding sequence ATGCCAAAATTTATTATAATAGGCCCTTTAACAAGGGACACAATTTCAAGAGATGGTTTGGTATATCACTCCACAGGAGGTGCAGTATACTATCAAGCATCAGTACTTTCAAATCTTGATGTGGATGTAACTGCGGTTATCACACTTTCACGTGAGGATGAAGAACTTTTAAATGCATTTCCTCAAAATGTGGATATAATCCCCCTGTTTTTTGATAAGACAATGAAATTTGAGAATATATATCCTAATCATAATCCTAATCACAGGATACAGAGGGCAACTGTGCCAGAAAATCCGGTTAAACCGGAAAATCTTCCAGATGATATTGAATCCTACGACGCTGTTCTTTTATGTCCACTTTCTCCTTCAGATATCCCTATTGAAACAATAGAACACATATTCCATTATAACGTGCCCATTTACATGGGTGCACAAGGATATTTGAGACAGTTGAACGATCATCGAGTTATTTTAAAGCCATGGAACAACTTTGAGAAATTTTTGAGATTTGTTCAAATGATTTTCATGGACGAAGTTGAAGCAAAAGTTATGACTGGAAATCATAAATTGGACAAAATAGGTAACGAACTTTCAACTTTCGGCCCCCAAGATGTAATAATCACCTGTGGAGATAGAGGTGCTTTAATTTACTCATCCATTTCTGAGCACACCTATAAAATCCCTGCTTTTACCCCTATGCAAACCATGGATCCAACAGGTCTAGGTGATACATACATGGCTGCCTATGCAAGAAAAAGAATGGAAACATCAGACCCAGAAACATGTGGAATATTTGCTTCAATGGTTTCTACAATGAAACTGGAAAAAATCGGTCCATTCCAAGGAAACATTACAATGGTCAATGAACGACTCCGAAAATTCTGA
- the hypE gene encoding hydrogenase expression/formation protein HypE, with protein MKIGMSHGAGGGVMQGLISEIILGNLKNKRVNGGVGLEDLDDGATIPFDDYEIVVSTDSHTVDPIFFPGGDIGTISIAGTVNDVSVMGAKPLAIANAMVISEGFSGEDFERIIKSMDKVCRETGVAIITGDTKVMEHDKLDKIIISTTGIGIVKKGEVIRDSGLKMGDKIILTGSVGDHGISLMSYREGFGFETDLKSDVAPVWDMVEAALKVGGVNAMKDPTRGGIANALNELASKSGVGMLIEEEKIPLKDAVVAASEMLGIDPYEVANEGKVIMGVEADKADEILAAIKNTKYGKDAQIIGEVTDHAHVIIETLLGGKRILEAPIADPVPRVC; from the coding sequence ATGAAAATAGGCATGTCACATGGAGCTGGTGGTGGGGTCATGCAGGGTCTCATATCAGAAATAATACTTGGAAATCTTAAAAATAAAAGAGTTAATGGTGGAGTTGGACTTGAAGATCTCGATGATGGAGCTACAATACCATTTGATGATTATGAAATTGTTGTGAGCACAGACAGCCACACAGTTGATCCAATATTCTTCCCTGGAGGAGATATTGGAACCATATCCATAGCAGGTACTGTTAATGATGTTTCTGTTATGGGTGCAAAACCTCTTGCAATTGCAAATGCAATGGTTATAAGCGAGGGATTTTCTGGTGAAGATTTTGAAAGGATTATCAAGTCAATGGACAAAGTTTGTAGAGAAACGGGTGTGGCCATAATAACTGGTGATACTAAGGTAATGGAACATGATAAACTCGATAAGATAATTATATCCACCACAGGGATAGGTATTGTTAAAAAAGGAGAAGTTATAAGGGATTCTGGCCTTAAAATGGGGGATAAAATAATTCTCACAGGAAGTGTTGGAGATCATGGAATATCTCTCATGTCCTACAGAGAAGGATTTGGTTTTGAAACAGACCTTAAATCCGATGTAGCACCTGTTTGGGATATGGTTGAGGCTGCTCTTAAAGTCGGTGGAGTAAATGCCATGAAAGATCCTACAAGGGGTGGAATTGCCAATGCACTCAACGAACTTGCTTCAAAATCTGGTGTGGGGATGCTGATAGAAGAGGAAAAGATTCCTTTAAAGGATGCTGTTGTAGCTGCTTCTGAAATGTTAGGAATCGACCCATACGAAGTAGCAAACGAGGGTAAAGTTATCATGGGAGTTGAAGCAGATAAGGCAGATGAAATATTAGCTGCAATTAAAAACACCAAGTATGGTAAGGATGCCCAGATCATAGGTGAAGTTACAGACCATGCTCATGTAATTATTGAAACTCTTCTAGGTGGTAAAAGAATACTTGAAGCTCCAATTGCTGATCCAGTACCTAGGGTATGCTAA
- a CDS encoding TIGR02253 family HAD-type hydrolase: MIKAVFFDIDDTLYDTSGFAKLARKAALNAMIDAGLPLSNDDAYILLREIIKEKGSNYDKHLNVLTKRVFGEENPLLIAIGMITYHNVKFALLRLFPDTMSTLIHLKAQGYRLGVISNGLTIKQYEKLVRLGLHHFFDSVVTSQEAGVEKPDIAIFELAMDRMGCKAENSVMIGNSFSDDIQGAINAGMSAVYLTQELKESEKKYIKKSSIKMDIISDIGKIKDIM, encoded by the coding sequence ATGATTAAAGCTGTTTTTTTTGATATAGATGATACACTTTACGACACATCAGGATTTGCAAAACTAGCTAGAAAAGCAGCATTAAATGCAATGATAGATGCAGGACTACCATTATCAAATGATGACGCTTACATTCTATTAAGGGAAATCATTAAAGAAAAAGGTTCAAACTATGATAAACATCTGAATGTTCTTACAAAAAGGGTTTTTGGGGAAGAAAACCCCTTATTAATTGCTATTGGAATGATCACTTATCATAACGTCAAATTTGCTCTTTTGAGGCTTTTCCCCGACACAATGTCCACACTTATTCATTTAAAGGCACAAGGATACCGTCTTGGAGTTATATCAAATGGTTTAACTATTAAACAATATGAAAAACTTGTTAGACTTGGTTTGCATCATTTCTTTGATTCCGTGGTAACCTCCCAAGAAGCAGGGGTTGAAAAACCAGATATTGCCATATTTGAACTTGCAATGGATAGAATGGGATGTAAAGCTGAGAATTCAGTTATGATAGGTAATAGTTTTAGTGATGATATACAAGGTGCTATAAACGCCGGTATGTCCGCAGTATATTTAACTCAAGAATTAAAAGAATCAGAAAAAAAGTATATTAAGAAATCCAGTATTAAAATGGACATAATATCAGATATTGGCAAAATTAAGGATATAATGTAA
- a CDS encoding ATP-binding protein — MNYYHDSKMETIFEILKQPKTIEDIQLSEPFVNDLILKIITSYGTVKTSTINDITCIHWDILEKCLSNLEKEGLCAPVSGSFLFSSVQYSISKKGREKATGISEENPYIGVAPVSYEDYYQIMDAQLKGRYPIEITPDVVKTTFKDVIGVDYAKESLIESCIIGKGIFIYGPPGTGKTFLTGKMSDLLPPVVIPKFVEFGGKIIQIYDPDFHSMCPEQPEDPRWVKIHAPFVLTGAELSLNKLETNYNVNKGVYETSPIIKANGGILLIDDLGRQRDDPELILNRLIVPMENKKDVVYVRGIPVIVHCNFIPAFSTNLDISIMDEAHLRRAPLHIFLKNPDIIEVAEVFKMNLDYLEEKYNENIFERFMNVYSSINDGGEGLKPTFAHARDVAQICQAVRINRGKDIIDIDVLEGSLERHILIVLQRMNIDIAQITRKTRSFRIKTSQVQETLDALTEFGTIKITHESDAIILDLDDNITPVQLVGFLHQRNINVDRIDLIAESDKELRSSLLEIHENLQLQNK, encoded by the coding sequence ATGAACTATTATCATGATTCTAAAATGGAAACCATATTTGAAATCCTTAAACAGCCAAAAACTATTGAAGATATTCAACTATCAGAACCATTTGTTAATGACTTGATTTTAAAGATTATAACAAGTTACGGAACTGTGAAAACCAGTACCATAAATGATATCACATGTATTCACTGGGATATATTGGAAAAATGTCTTAGCAATCTTGAAAAAGAAGGTTTATGCGCTCCTGTCAGTGGTAGTTTTTTATTTTCAAGTGTTCAGTATAGTATATCAAAAAAGGGTCGTGAGAAAGCCACGGGAATTTCTGAAGAAAATCCTTATATTGGTGTTGCACCTGTAAGCTACGAAGATTATTACCAAATAATGGATGCTCAACTAAAGGGAAGATACCCAATTGAAATAACGCCAGATGTTGTTAAAACAACATTTAAAGATGTAATTGGTGTTGACTATGCTAAAGAATCCCTTATTGAATCTTGTATCATAGGAAAGGGAATATTCATATATGGACCTCCTGGAACCGGTAAAACATTTCTCACAGGTAAAATGTCTGATCTACTACCTCCTGTTGTGATTCCAAAGTTCGTTGAATTTGGTGGAAAAATTATACAAATTTATGATCCTGATTTTCATAGTATGTGCCCGGAACAACCGGAAGACCCAAGATGGGTTAAAATTCATGCCCCATTTGTTTTAACTGGAGCCGAACTCAGTTTAAACAAACTCGAGACCAATTATAATGTTAACAAGGGAGTTTATGAAACATCACCAATAATAAAGGCAAATGGTGGCATACTTCTAATAGATGATCTTGGTAGACAGAGAGACGACCCTGAACTCATTTTAAATAGGCTTATAGTTCCTATGGAAAATAAAAAGGACGTTGTTTATGTAAGAGGTATTCCTGTAATTGTACACTGTAACTTCATACCTGCTTTCTCAACCAACTTGGATATTAGTATAATGGATGAAGCACATCTAAGAAGGGCACCTTTACATATCTTCCTTAAAAATCCAGATATTATCGAAGTTGCAGAGGTTTTTAAAATGAACCTTGATTATCTGGAAGAAAAATACAATGAAAATATTTTTGAACGATTCATGAATGTTTATTCGAGCATCAATGATGGTGGAGAAGGATTAAAACCCACATTTGCGCATGCACGGGATGTAGCACAGATATGTCAGGCAGTGCGAATTAACAGAGGAAAAGATATAATTGACATAGATGTATTGGAAGGTTCTCTTGAAAGACATATTTTGATAGTGCTTCAAAGAATGAATATTGACATTGCACAGATTACAAGAAAAACACGTTCATTCCGTATTAAAACTTCCCAAGTTCAGGAAACCCTAGATGCATTGACAGAATTTGGTACAATTAAAATTACTCATGAATCAGATGCCATAATTCTAGATTTGGATGATAATATAACACCAGTACAACTTGTTGGATTCCTACATCAAAGGAATATTAATGTGGATAGAATCGATTTAATTGCTGAATCTGATAAAGAACTCCGAAGTTCACTGCTGGAAATCCATGAAAATCTACAATTACAAAATAAATAA
- a CDS encoding DUF3194 domain-containing protein: protein MRKLSDQELDEISELAVKSAENFIYSKIPKKEVLDLDIKVELDYHEGLDVDINVDIQFDPLSKPDDGIAEDAVDYAITEIDSYIAKN, encoded by the coding sequence TTGAGGAAACTTTCAGATCAAGAACTTGATGAAATTTCCGAACTTGCAGTTAAATCTGCAGAAAATTTCATCTATTCAAAGATTCCAAAAAAAGAAGTTCTAGATCTTGATATAAAGGTCGAACTTGACTATCATGAGGGTTTGGATGTTGATATTAATGTTGACATTCAATTCGATCCTTTATCCAAACCAGATGATGGAATAGCAGAAGATGCTGTAGATTATGCTATTACTGAAATAGACAGTTATATTGCAAAGAATTAA
- a CDS encoding HisA/HisF family protein, with amino-acid sequence MIIPVLDLKKGEAVSGKSGMRETYKPLKTVFHDSSDPVSITQALKDEGYKRIYIADLDAINGSGSNLQIAGEINNILPVMLDSGVNSFKEIEKILDTVNKVIIATETIKSLDDLDIIFSQSLKQDLVMSVDVKDGHILGKYIKSDFKGVLRKIQKIKPLEVILLDISRVGTVKGFDHALIDSFNGIESELILGGGITAEDIKELNVLGVQNFLVGTALHKGIINHY; translated from the coding sequence ATGATAATACCTGTACTCGACTTGAAAAAGGGTGAAGCAGTATCTGGAAAATCAGGAATGAGGGAAACATACAAACCATTAAAAACAGTTTTCCATGATTCATCAGATCCTGTTTCTATTACACAAGCACTCAAAGATGAGGGATACAAACGCATTTATATTGCAGATTTAGATGCAATAAATGGGTCCGGCTCCAACTTACAAATTGCAGGGGAAATAAATAATATTCTTCCTGTTATGTTAGATTCAGGAGTAAACAGTTTTAAAGAGATTGAAAAAATCCTTGACACTGTGAATAAAGTTATAATAGCAACAGAAACCATTAAAAGTCTTGATGATCTTGATATAATATTTTCCCAAAGTTTAAAGCAAGACCTTGTAATGAGTGTGGATGTTAAAGACGGACATATTCTGGGTAAATATATAAAATCAGACTTTAAGGGGGTACTAAGAAAAATACAAAAGATTAAGCCTTTGGAGGTCATTCTTTTGGATATTTCTAGGGTTGGTACTGTTAAGGGCTTTGATCATGCACTCATTGATAGTTTCAATGGTATTGAATCCGAATTAATTCTAGGTGGAGGTATTACAGCCGAAGATATAAAAGAATTAAATGTTTTAGGAGTTCAAAACTTCCTGGTTGGAACAGCACTTCACAAAGGGATCATCAATCATTACTAA
- a CDS encoding 30S ribosomal protein S8e, with amino-acid sequence MAIWQGKSLRKPSGARAKTNRNKRNMEFGRDPADTKIGDRKIKIIRTKGGNEKVRLANDKNINVVDPKTNKVQVAEIMTVVENTANTHFVRRNIITKGAVVDTSLGKVKVTSRPGQHGMINGVLVE; translated from the coding sequence ATGGCAATTTGGCAAGGAAAATCATTAAGAAAACCGAGTGGTGCACGTGCAAAGACCAACAGAAATAAAAGAAACATGGAATTTGGAAGAGATCCAGCAGACACCAAAATAGGTGACCGTAAAATCAAGATAATCAGAACAAAGGGCGGTAACGAGAAAGTCAGGTTAGCAAATGACAAAAATATCAACGTTGTTGACCCGAAAACAAACAAAGTACAAGTTGCAGAAATCATGACAGTAGTTGAGAATACAGCGAACACTCACTTTGTAAGGCGTAATATTATAACTAAAGGAGCTGTTGTAGATACGAGCCTAGGTAAAGTTAAAGTTACTTCAAGGCCAGGTCAGCACGGTATGATAAATGGTGTGCTTGTTGAATGA